One Fuerstiella marisgermanici DNA window includes the following coding sequences:
- the rny gene encoding ribonuclease Y, whose translation MEYIGAAVAGVVGLVVGFFVDRIIKGGAYKTRDEILQQASRDADNLRKDREIALKEEMLKRREKLELKLEESRDALRKREREIDTREVQLKEQNNDFRKKEQMLQTTQQKLAERAKAMEARQTELNRLLKEEQEQLYKISELNHDEAKSLLLKRLETELSDEVGALIMKHESEVKTECDRQAREVIGMAVQRYASAHTSEIAVSTVDIPNDEMKGRIIGREGRNIRAFEKETGVDVIVDDTPGVVIISAFDTVRREIGKLSLVKLIQDGRIHPTRIEEIVAETQKEMDEHIRRLGLEACEEVGIRGLHEKIVYLMGRLHFRVSYSQNVRQHSVEVAHLTGLLAEQLGLDGTLARRCGFLHDIGKAADHEMEGGHPAVGAELLKRYGENEEVVHAAFGHHDDIRPEHIYTVLVAAADAISAARPGARRETLEKYVRRLEELEGLACGFPGVQQAFAVQAGREIRIIVDAEQINDRQAKKMTRDIATAIEQSLTYPGEIKVTVLRETRTIEYAK comes from the coding sequence ATGGAATATATCGGCGCCGCTGTGGCGGGCGTCGTTGGTCTTGTTGTGGGCTTCTTTGTTGATCGCATCATCAAAGGCGGCGCCTACAAGACACGCGACGAGATTCTGCAACAGGCATCTCGCGATGCCGACAATCTCCGCAAAGATCGTGAGATTGCTCTCAAAGAGGAAATGCTGAAGCGGCGGGAGAAACTGGAACTAAAGCTCGAAGAATCCCGCGACGCACTACGAAAACGAGAACGCGAAATCGACACTCGCGAAGTCCAGCTCAAAGAACAGAACAACGACTTCCGCAAGAAAGAACAGATGCTGCAAACGACGCAGCAAAAGCTGGCGGAACGAGCCAAAGCGATGGAAGCTCGACAGACTGAGCTAAACCGCCTGCTGAAGGAAGAACAGGAACAGCTTTACAAAATCAGCGAACTGAATCACGACGAAGCCAAGTCGTTGCTGCTGAAACGCCTCGAAACCGAGCTCTCCGACGAAGTCGGCGCTCTGATCATGAAGCATGAATCAGAGGTCAAAACGGAATGTGATCGCCAGGCTCGTGAAGTGATTGGCATGGCTGTCCAACGGTATGCGTCGGCTCATACTTCTGAGATCGCTGTTTCCACCGTCGACATTCCGAACGACGAAATGAAGGGTCGCATCATCGGTCGCGAAGGCCGCAACATTCGAGCCTTCGAAAAGGAAACCGGCGTTGATGTGATCGTCGATGATACGCCAGGCGTGGTCATCATTTCGGCCTTCGATACTGTGCGTCGTGAAATCGGTAAGCTATCGCTGGTCAAGCTGATTCAGGACGGCCGCATTCATCCGACTCGCATCGAAGAGATCGTTGCGGAGACTCAGAAGGAGATGGACGAACACATTCGTCGACTGGGTCTGGAAGCGTGCGAAGAAGTCGGCATTCGTGGCCTGCACGAAAAGATCGTGTACCTGATGGGCCGGCTGCATTTTCGAGTCAGTTACAGCCAGAACGTACGGCAGCATAGCGTCGAAGTGGCTCACCTGACTGGTCTGTTGGCTGAGCAACTTGGCTTGGATGGCACGCTGGCTCGACGTTGTGGATTTCTGCATGACATCGGCAAAGCGGCGGACCACGAAATGGAAGGTGGTCATCCCGCCGTTGGTGCGGAACTGCTGAAACGCTACGGCGAAAACGAAGAAGTGGTCCACGCCGCCTTTGGGCATCACGACGACATTCGTCCCGAACACATCTACACGGTGCTGGTTGCGGCTGCCGATGCGATTTCGGCCGCTCGACCGGGAGCTCGTCGCGAGACGCTGGAAAAGTACGTGCGACGTCTGGAAGAGCTGGAAGGTTTGGCCTGCGGTTTCCCTGGAGTCCAGCAGGCGTTCGCCGTTCAGGCCGGACGTGAGATTCGAATCATCGTGGACGCCGAACAGATCAACGATCGTCAGGCCAAAAAGATGACTCGCGATATTGCAACCGCGATCGAACAGTCGTTGACGTATCCCGGTGAGATCAAGGTAACCGTGCTGCGCGAGACCCGAACGATCGAGTACGCGAAGTAA
- a CDS encoding GntP family permease — MSSFLVVTIGILIVLGLIIGLRINAFIALIVAAIAVSFLAADPEPVDGVEAPPVSMKEKLDRVSREFGSSAGKIGLVIGFAAVIGEAMMRSGAADRIVMAFLSVLGVKRAPWALMGSGFVLSVPVFFDTVFYLLVPLARSLYANTKKNFLLYVLAISAGGAITHTLVPPTPGPLFMAVRLGVPVGLMIFVGSLVAFPAALSGILFATFLDKRIKIESLEDKDETTGGIARDLENTEPTELSSPVPLWEALLPVVLPVILISGDTLVDTLQVKDVTAEVIQVDDASLLASAENNPTFRIDLSHYADLPDVGDTVHVTPQQKLEDGNTAAIPFSPNSFNDIKPYTEIAGNPGLALLLSMTLALITWVRWKKPTGKEFSTAVEIALLSGGLVILITAAGGAFGSMLKVTNIAVDIKALFEDSNAVGLTSLFLAFGMAALLKVAQGSSTTAMITVSSMMASFGLTEAELGFNLVYICTAIGAGSLIGSWMNDSGFWIVAKMSGLSETEALKTWTPLLIVLGCVSLTMTIILSMAMPLLSAG; from the coding sequence ATGTCTTCCTTCCTCGTTGTCACGATCGGGATACTCATCGTCCTGGGGCTGATTATCGGCCTGCGAATCAATGCATTTATCGCCCTGATCGTGGCCGCAATCGCGGTCAGCTTTCTGGCCGCTGACCCGGAGCCTGTCGACGGTGTCGAAGCGCCGCCGGTGTCGATGAAGGAAAAGCTGGATCGCGTGTCCCGCGAGTTTGGAAGTTCGGCGGGCAAGATCGGGCTGGTCATCGGCTTCGCCGCCGTCATCGGGGAAGCCATGATGCGCAGCGGTGCAGCTGACCGGATCGTGATGGCATTTCTGAGTGTCCTTGGCGTCAAGCGAGCTCCGTGGGCGCTGATGGGCAGCGGGTTTGTGTTGTCCGTACCGGTGTTTTTCGACACCGTGTTTTATCTGCTGGTGCCGTTAGCGCGATCGTTGTATGCCAACACGAAGAAGAATTTTTTGCTGTATGTATTGGCCATCTCTGCCGGTGGCGCAATTACGCACACTCTGGTGCCGCCGACACCAGGTCCGTTGTTCATGGCAGTCCGGCTAGGGGTTCCCGTCGGGCTGATGATTTTTGTTGGCAGCCTTGTCGCTTTTCCTGCGGCTTTGTCCGGTATCCTGTTCGCCACGTTTCTCGACAAGCGAATTAAGATCGAATCGTTAGAGGACAAGGACGAAACCACCGGCGGAATCGCCCGTGATCTTGAGAATACCGAGCCCACGGAGCTAAGTTCTCCCGTGCCATTATGGGAAGCGTTGTTGCCTGTCGTGTTACCCGTGATTTTGATTTCGGGTGACACCCTTGTCGACACATTGCAGGTCAAAGATGTCACTGCAGAAGTGATTCAGGTCGACGATGCGTCTTTACTGGCCAGTGCGGAAAACAATCCGACCTTTCGAATCGACCTGTCGCACTACGCGGATTTACCTGACGTGGGCGACACGGTTCACGTGACTCCGCAGCAGAAGCTTGAGGACGGCAATACCGCAGCGATTCCGTTCTCTCCTAATTCCTTTAACGACATCAAGCCGTACACCGAAATCGCCGGCAACCCGGGCCTCGCACTCTTGTTGTCCATGACGCTGGCACTGATCACATGGGTTCGCTGGAAGAAGCCGACCGGCAAAGAATTTTCGACGGCTGTGGAAATCGCGTTGCTAAGCGGTGGTCTTGTAATTCTGATCACGGCGGCCGGTGGTGCTTTTGGGTCGATGCTGAAAGTGACCAACATCGCCGTCGACATCAAAGCTCTGTTTGAAGACAGCAATGCCGTCGGCCTGACGTCGCTGTTTCTGGCCTTCGGAATGGCGGCCTTGTTGAAGGTCGCTCAGGGGTCAAGCACGACTGCGATGATTACGGTTTCCAGCATGATGGCATCCTTCGGGCTGACGGAAGCTGAGCTGGGGTTCAATCTGGTTTACATCTGTACGGCGATCGGTGCCGGATCACTGATAGGGTCGTGGATGAATGACAGCGGATTCTGGATCGTGGCGAAAATGAGCGGCCTTTCAGAAACCGAAGCCTTAAAAACGTGGACGCCGCTGTTGATCGTGCTGGGCTGTGTTAGCCTGACCATGACCATCATCCTGTCGATGGCCATGCCACTGCTGTCTGCCGGTTGA